One window of Microbacterium sediminis genomic DNA carries:
- a CDS encoding protein jag, translating to MMNTTPATHTEEPTEAELEREGDIAADFLEGLLDIADIEGDLTLDVRAGRAYVSVESDDESLHRLADPDTVQALQELTRLAVQSETGRFSRLILDIGGSRETRQRQLEKLVDAAVAKLDEGASQASLPAMSSYERKLVHDVVAARGLVSESYGEGADRHTVIRRG from the coding sequence ATGATGAACACCACCCCCGCGACCCACACCGAGGAGCCCACCGAGGCTGAGCTCGAGCGTGAGGGCGATATCGCCGCCGACTTCCTCGAGGGCCTGCTCGACATCGCCGACATCGAGGGCGACCTGACCCTCGACGTGCGCGCCGGCCGTGCCTACGTCTCGGTCGAGTCGGACGACGAATCGCTGCACCGCCTCGCGGACCCCGACACGGTGCAGGCGCTGCAGGAGCTCACGCGCCTCGCGGTGCAGAGCGAGACCGGGCGCTTCTCGCGACTGATCCTCGACATCGGCGGATCGCGCGAGACCCGCCAGCGTCAGCTCGAGAAGCTCGTCGACGCGGCCGTGGCCAAGCTGGACGAGGGCGCCTCGCAGGCGTCGCTGCCCGCGATGTCGTCGTACGAGCGCAAGCTCGTCCACGATGTGGTGGCCGCCCGCGGCCTCGTGTCGGAGTCGTACGGCGAGGGCGCCGACCGCCACACGGTGATCCGCCGCGGCTGA
- the rsmG gene encoding 16S rRNA (guanine(527)-N(7))-methyltransferase RsmG: MSEAPEVSPVEPEPAIAATLFGDRIDFARSYAAALVAHGEERGLIGPQELPRLWTRHILNCAVSAPLFPAGGRVGDVGSGAGLPGIVLAIARPDVTWELIEPMERRVAWLEEQVSSLGLSNVTVHRARAEEAGVEGLLDAVTARAVSALRTLIPWTAPLVRDGGELILLKGRNAEAEIEAAAKQVRKFKLSDVRVEVLGEGVLAEETRVVRALVRAA; the protein is encoded by the coding sequence ATGAGCGAAGCGCCCGAGGTCTCCCCCGTCGAGCCAGAACCGGCGATCGCGGCGACGCTGTTCGGGGATCGCATCGACTTCGCTCGCTCGTACGCGGCGGCCCTGGTGGCGCACGGCGAGGAGCGCGGGCTGATCGGGCCGCAGGAGCTGCCGCGGCTGTGGACGCGACACATCCTGAACTGCGCGGTGTCCGCTCCCCTCTTCCCCGCCGGCGGCCGCGTCGGCGACGTCGGCTCCGGTGCCGGTCTGCCGGGCATCGTGCTGGCGATCGCGCGACCGGATGTGACATGGGAGCTCATCGAGCCGATGGAGCGCCGCGTGGCGTGGCTCGAGGAGCAGGTGTCGTCGCTCGGCCTGTCGAACGTGACGGTGCATCGCGCCCGAGCGGAGGAGGCCGGCGTGGAGGGGCTGCTCGACGCGGTGACGGCGCGCGCCGTCTCGGCGCTGCGCACCCTCATTCCCTGGACCGCTCCCCTGGTGCGCGACGGCGGTGAGCTGATCCTGCTCAAGGGCCGCAATGCCGAGGCCGAGATCGAGGCGGCGGCCAAGCAGGTGCGGAAGTTCAAGCTCTCCGACGTGCGTGTGGAGGTCCTTGGCGAGGGCGTCCTGGCCGAGGAGACGCGCGTCGTCCGCGCTCTCGTCCGCGCGGCCTGA